The window AAGGTCCTCGAGAAGACGAAGCCCGCGGACCGCTGGTTCTGCTCGCCTGCTCCTCTGGCCCTCCTCGGGCTGCCTGTGCCTGGGAAGAGAGCACGCTGAGCCCAGGGCGCTGGTCCCTCTCCTCTGCTTAGCGCTCCCCGCGGAGGGCCAGCCGGGTCTCGAGCAGGAGCTAGAGGAATGGCGCTGTGGGCTCTGCCCCGGCCACCCCGGCCTTGAGCTGGGCGGGCCGTGCCCATGGGAGTTGTGCCCGCCCGCGCGTGGGGATGTCTGGCAGCTGCGTGGGGATGTCTGGCAGCTGCGTGCAGTTCCAGCGTTTCTCAcccgtgctgcctgctgcccccagtgAGTACCGCTCCCTGCCCTGGGATCAGCTCGTGGCCTCGCAGGGGACGGTTCTTGGAGCTCTGCCGTGCCAGAGGCGCTGGGAGGCGAGGAGCTAGAGGTGCCTTCTGCTCTGGGCTCCTCCGCTGCAGGAGGAGGGTGCAGGGGACGTGGTTTGTCTGCCCTGCGAGTCGTGCTCTGGCACGGGAGGGGTGCTCCTACACACCTAGCGCCGGGTGATTCTGAGCCCCTGGGTTCCCCCTCACCTCTCGCCCTTCTCCCCAGGGACCCCTCTTGCAAAGGGCACAAGTTCCCAAACGGCACCGGCTGCCACCCGCCGCAGCCGTGCGAGGCGGACGAGGGGCTCGGGGAGGATGAGGACAGCAGCTCGGAgcgcagctcctgcacttcctcctccaccaaccAGAAGGACGGCAAGTTCTGCGACTGCTGCTACTGTGAGTTCTTCGGCCACAACGCGGTGAGtgaggggctgctctgcagccaccccCGGCCTTcgggctctgctctgcgctgtgAAGTTATGAAGTCTGTGTGAAGGGTGGGAAGCTCGGGCCACAGCTGCCCTCTGCCATCATGGGTACCCCCTGCACCCCGTTGATTTCCCTCCTGCCTCATCAGCTTGTTGGTCCCCTTGCTCTCAGCCTCCTGCCTGTCAAACCCTGTGGCTTGGCAAAGAGTTTGGCAGGGGCTGCGCTCACTCGTCCCGCTGTGACCTCAGGGACAGGAGCAGTTGGGGAGGGCAGTGGGGGACCCGTGTGgaagctggggctgcctggtCTGGTCCCTGTGCCTGCCAGGCCTGACAGGTTttgcctcccgcagcccccagccgctCCCACAAGCCGCAACTACGCTGAGATCCGGGAGAAGCTGCGTTCGCGCCTCACCAAGAGGAAAGAGGAGCTGCCGCAGAAGCTAGGGCACAACAGCGGCTCGGGAGAGCCGGCTGTGGACCACCGTAACGTGGACGAGCTGCTGGACTACATCAACAGCACGGAGCCCAAGCCCCTGAACAGTGCCAAGGCGGCCAAGCGGGCACGGCACAAGCAGAAGAAGAAGGTGAGGCTGGGCAGAGGGaagggctgctctgtgccacGTCCTGTTGTGCAGGGTGGGGACAGCGTGCAAGAGGGGAGGCCTGTCCTCCGCATCTTGGAAGGTCAGGCCAAGACTGCGCCTTGCAGGGCtttgccttctctttcttcatccTTTTGGTTTCTTCGGCTCTGTGTCCTTTACTGCCCCTCTGCCCTGAGGTGACAGCAGTGCTCCATGGGGGGAGCTTCCATGGGGGGCTTCCCTGTGCCTCTGTTCATACAGAGGGTACCCAAAACACCTGGGAGGGCCAGACTGCTCTGTTCTGCCCGCTGCAGGCTGGGGCTCTGATAAACAGCACGGCTCTGTAGTGGAAAGAGGCAGTGCTGTGACAGcttctgctgtttgctgctgccTCGTGCCCAGAGTGGTGGCTGTTGTGGTGCCCACAGTGGACACCTGACAGTTCGGGAGCTGTGGACGACATGGGAAAGCCGTGCTGAGCACTGGCCCTCAGTTTGCTGCCTGACAAGGCTAATGCGTGGCCTGCATGTGTGTCTCTGACCCATCTGACCTTCTCCTGTGttgcaggagaaggagaaagccCAGCTGGAAGCGGAGGCCCAGAAGCGTGCAGAGCgagcccctgcagccagccagaCCAGGGAGCCGGCCGAGGAGAAGCTGCTGGAGTGgccggagctggagctggagcgagTGAACAGCTTCCTCAGCAGCCGGCTGCAGGAGATCAAGAACACCATCAAGGACTCCATCCGGGCCAGCTTCAGCGTCTATGACCTCAACCTGGACGTCAACGACTTCCCCAAGAAGGCAGCTGTCCTGGAGCAGAAGAACCTGCTCTCCCACCTCAACGGCTCCTCCGACCTGCAGGACATAGACCTGGCCCTCGCCCCGCTCAGCCTGGGCCCCGCCAAGAGCCACGCGCTGCTCCGGGGCGAGTTGGGCCCCCGATggggcgaggggccgggggagccgccgccagccccgccggCTGAGAACGGCGTGGTGAAGCGCCTCAGCGCCGTGCCCAGCCTCTCCCGCATGATCTGGGTGCAGTCCAAGGCCGCGGACTCCGCCGTGGACGGTAGCGGGCTGAGCCCGGAGCCCAAGGAGGGGCCGCAGCCCAAGGGGCTGGAGCCACCGGAGCAGGCGCCGGCGGGAGGCCGGCAGCGGAAAAACAAGCGGCAGAGCGGGCAGGTGAAGAAGGGGGACGGTGCTGCGGCGCCCGGGGGCCAGGCCAGGCTGGAGAGCCCTGGCGCGAAGGGGCAGGTGCTGGGAACCAAGCACCCTTCGAAGCCCGGCGCCACGGAGCCGCAGCGGGCGGGTGGCTGCGCCGAGGCGGTGGAGGGCAGcaaggggcagccctggggctgcggCAGCGCCAGGCCGGAGAAGGAGAGGAGCGGCGACTGGAAGGGCCGGaggggagagggcaaagccgAGCTGCCGGATCCGGCACAGCCGCCCAACGCGGCCCCCGGGGACCGGCAGCTGCCTCACCCCACTgctcggggggggtccccccagcCCAAGGGCAAGAGCAGGAAGAGCCGGAACAAGGTGGAGAAATCCAGTACCTCTATTGGTGAGTGTCAGCGGCTCTGTTCTGTGGTCCCTTCCCCAAAccagcccttcccctgcccgctgccaccccccttcccgtccccgtgccctggtGGGGGGAGTCCTGTCCCTGGAAGAACGGTgatgggagggagctgggcaTCTAGCATGCCACCGTATCGTGCTGACCCGTTGTTCTCTGCCTTGCCAGATGACGTGTTCCTGCCCAAGGACTTAGACGGGGTAGAGATGGACGAGACTGACCGAGAAGTGGAGTATTTCAAGAGGTGAGGCGGCATCACCTGGCACGGGACGGGGGCTGGGTCCGGGAGCTGGCTCTCACCCCCGGGCTGGtcggggagctgctggctcacgggggctctctcctttccccgCCAGGTTCTGTCTGGACTCTGCCAAGCAGACGCGCCAGAAGGTGGCCGTGAACTGGACCAACTTCACCCTGAAGAAAACCACTTCCAGCGCAGCGCAGTgaggcgcggggccgccccccgcccccggccgctcCGCTCTCCTCACTGTGCCCCTCGCCACCGCCCTCCCCGGGGGTCCCCCCGGCTCTCCTCTGTGGGGTCCCCcctcggggggggtcccggtgctcTCCTGCCCCGCGGGACCCCCGGGGCTCCCTTcgcccccttcctccccgccGCGGGGTCACCCCCGCCCCGGCCGTCCCCTTGCCCCTCTCCGCCCGGCTCCCTGCGGGGAAGAAAGGCCCGTGCTGGACCCAATAaagaactttttaattttttattttatttaaccccagcctctgctgcttttgttctgcgcccggggggtggggggggctagatgggggagggggggcggaGAGCCTTCGCGCGCGCCTTCTGAGGAAGTTTGACCTCCGAGGCGACCCGTAGCGAGTGCGGAAGGAGGGGAGCGGCTCGCGGCGTTGCTAGGCGACAGCCCGGCACTTCCGGCGGGCGCCATTTTGTATCCGGGGCGGTGGCGCCATGGAGGCCGCGGCGGGCAGGAAGGTGAGGCGGCGGCCCCTTcagcccccatagcccccctgGGGCCACTTCTCCCCGCCCTCATCTCGCTTCTCCCCGCAGAGGCAGCGGGAGGAGGCGGCCGAGTCGTCCGAGCTGtccggggaggaggaggacgctGACTACGTGCCCTACGTGCCGGTGAAGCAGCGCAAGCAGCAGATGGTaacggggggccgggggggcgggggggggcagggcggCCCCGTCCCGGTGCGGCGCCTCACAGCCGGCCTCCCCGCGGTgccccccagctgcagaagctgctgcagatGCGGCGGAaggtggtgtcggaggaggagcAGCGGGACAGCGGCGGCGAGCAGCGCGGCGACGAGGATGACATCCCCCTGGGGCCGCAGTCTAACATCAGCCTGCTggaccagcaccagcacctcaAGGAGAAAGcggaaggtgggggggggaaagctggcagcaggcagcagggccgggcagcTGTCAGGGCCGGGTGGCCGtctgggggtgccggggccaTCTCACGGCTTCCCTGACTCTCCCCAGCTCGGAAGGAGTCAGCCAAGGAGAAGcagctgaaggaggaggagaagatcCTGGAGAGCGTGGCAGAGGGCCGAGGTgagtgctgggagctctgtggGCTGCGGGCACATCTGtagagctgtggggcagcaggaggggcgCTGCCTGCCTTGCAGTGCTCGGTGATGTTCCACCCTGGGGTTGGGAAAGGGATCCCGCCGTGAGTTCCCCAGCTGGCCCCTGACTGCCTGGCTTAGCTGGGAGCGTGCTGTCACTGCAGCCCTCAGTGCTCCTGCACCCGGAGGTGCTGGCTGGCTCACTGTCTTAGCCTAATGTCTGCGTGCATGGAGGTGGAGAGCGCTCTCTGATCTCGTTGGCCTTGTTCTTGCAGCCCTGATGTCAGTGAAGGAGATGGCAAAGGGTATCACCTATGATGATCCCATTAAAACCAGGTGTGTTTCACAGTGTGGAAGTTGTCTTTCCGGAAACCTCACTTCCTCGCAGCTGACAAGAGCAAGACGCTGTGCAGCCTGGTAGGAAGAGCACTGCTCTGTGGCCACCAGCTTTACTGCACTGCCTGGCTTCATGCCCCTGTATGTCAAATCAAAGGCTGCTGAGTTATTCAGGATGTTGTTTTATGTACAGCGAGACTTGTTGGAATGCATTTATGTAAAACTTGAAGGCTTGAGCTGGGCTTTCAGATCTTGGGGAAGACTAAGCtagagaaaaaaggggaaagctCAAGGAGCCAGCGCTGCTCAAAGCTCCGCAGTGTCAGGGAAACAACCAGGATGTGTCCAGATGGCGTTGGCGTGGTTCGTTTGTTATCTCTAGGCTGCTCTCGGGTGTTAGCCGGGGCTTCTTACTTGGAACTGGGGGAGGTATTTCATGGACTGGCTTGGGTCTGCTTATGAAGCCCCTTGGGGTCACCTCTTTTCCGTGGTGGGATAACAGCTCGCCAGGGAGTTCTCCTCGGCCTCTGttggtgctgctggctctgaaGTCCCGGGACATTTTGCATCCTGACCTTCCCCTCTTGCCTTCCCAGCTGGAGAGCACCTCGTTACATCCTGGGCATGTCCGAGGCCCGGCATGATCGCGTCCGCAAGAAGTACCACATCCTGGTGGAGGGGGAGGGCATCCCGCCTCCCATCAAGAGCTTCAAGGAGATGAAGTTTCCAGCAGGTGGGACCCCGGGGGGGTCTTCTCTGGGGACACTTGTGTCCGGCAGCGAGCAAAGGTGTCAGATCTTTTGCGCTGTCCTAGCTTAAATTCACAAGTGGTtgtgtcacctggctgctgctgtcaaatggctgctgctgagggaggaattcaaagggaaaatgggggaaaaactTTGGGTAGTGAGAGTGTGTGTCCCTTGCTCTCTGACAGCTATCCTGAGGGGcctgaagaaaaagggaatCCAGCAGCCAACGCCTATACAGATCCAGGGCATCCCAACGATGTGAGTGCTCTCACCCCGTCCTAGGGTGGGGAACAtttccccccctccaccccccaagCAGTGTAAAGCGGGCGCTGTGCCCTGGTGACAGCGAGCCCCTTCACCCCGCTCAGGCCTTGAGGCCTGATCCCCCCCTGTAATTCCGCGGCTCACCGCCAGCCCTGTTTCTCCGGCAGCCTCTCGGGAAGGGATATGATCGGCATTGCCTTCACTGGCTCTGGGAAGACCTTGGTGTTCACCCTCCCCGTTATCATGTTCTGCCTGGAGCAGGAGAAGAGGCTGCCCTTTTCCAAGCGGGAGGGACCCTACGGGCTCATCATCTGTCCCTCCGTGAGTGCCTGGGGCGCAGTGGAGGCGGGGAGGAAGCTTTTAGCGATGTCAAGCACCGATCCCACGCTCTCCCTGCTTGGGAAGGAATTAACGGGCAGGAATTAACGCGTTTTCTCTCCGCAGCGGGAGCTGGCCCGGCAGACGCACGGCATCATCGAGTACTACTGCCGCCTGCTGCAAGAGGACGGCCTGCCCCCGCTGCGCTGCGCCCTCTGCATCGGGGGCATGTCCGTCAAGGAGCAGATGGAGACCATCAAACAGTGAGGCCCGGTGGGGAGGAAGCCCTTTGGCCGGGAGCTGTGCTCGTGTTTGCTGGCGGGAGGCCGAGGGGCGGGGGCCAAGGGGACGTGCCGGGCAGATGGTACAGGCCCCGGGTGTTGTGTGGGGCAGGAATCCACGCGCCCGACCGCGGCTTTTCTCGTCCCACAGTGGCGTGCACATGATGGTGGCGACCCCGGGCCGCCTCATGGacctgctgcagaagaagatgGTGAGCCTGGACATCTGCCGCTACTTGGCCTTGGACGAGGCTGACAGGATGATCGACATGGGCTTCGAAGGGGACATCCGCACCATCTTCTCCTACTTCAAGGTACTGGGCTGGTACGATACGAGCGCCCTGAAGCTCGATCCTTACACCCACCTCTTTGGGCGAGCGCTGAGTCCTtgcctgtgccctgctcccCACGCAGGGCCAGCGGCAGACGCTCCTCTTCAGTGCCACAATGCCCAAGAAGATCCAGAACTTTGCCAAGAGTGCCCTGGTGAAGCCCATCACCATCAACGTGGGGCGAGCgggtgctgccagcctggacgTTGTGCAGGTGAGGTGGTCGGGAGCTCCCTGTGTGGAACCCAGCGTGGTCCTCGGGGGCGCCGGTACCTCTCCCTGCCTGCCATGGTGTTAATTTCCCTGCTGTCTGCCTGACCCGTCTCTGTGCTCCTTCCTAGGAAGTGGAGTACGTGAAAGAGGAGGCCAAGATGGTGTACCTCCTCGAGTGCCTGCAGAAGACTCCGCCACCCGTGAGTAACGCGCTCTGGCTGCCCTGGGCAcgccgcagcccccggctggGTGGTGGCCAGCAGCGGGGACGTGGCCGTGgcgctgccaggctctgccctgcgCGGGGGCGGGCGCAGGGGGGAGCCGTGCTCTGTGTCGGTGCTGGGCCTGGAGCTGTCGCAGCCCCCGTTCAGCAGGGGGGAACGCGTTTCTCGGGGCGCCGCGCTCTTTGCCAGCACGCGCGGGCCGCTTTCGCCAAGGTGTCTGCGTCATGGCAGGTGCTGATCTTTGCGGAGAAGAAGGCAGACGTCGATGCGATCCACGAGTACCTGCTGCTCAAGGGGGTGGAGGCCGTGGCCATCCATGGGGGCAAAGGTCAGTGAGAGCGCCGCGGAGGTGTGAGCCTGTCTGATCCCGCTCACAGGGTGTAGGGTC is drawn from Anser cygnoides isolate HZ-2024a breed goose chromosome 14, Taihu_goose_T2T_genome, whole genome shotgun sequence and contains these coding sequences:
- the FAM193B gene encoding protein FAM193B isoform X3; translation: MTRRRNKAAAATGGSANRRERPGGAAGPTPPAPPPPPPPPPPEPPAPSEVAAAAAGGSAEPGRAAPQGLPTANQSVQTCCLLCHRERKDWGGPSHNGLVSPGERLPPDFVPTLVQNLLGEMPLWICQSCRKSVEEEERRAVQEQALAVSLSHTSCKSQSCGGGSHSSSSSTSSSSSSCHGNSGDWDPSSFLSAHKLSGLWNSQHANGAAQGSPLGAPPAALGEAFHSSEHHQHSDLTAPPNSPTGLPSQPPALVPSKQPPAHAGPFGSPPHVPPGSSPQPALFPAPSVQAAAPKPASEPPPAGVASHGPGSCKSPHLPPANVPLLKMPPPLSGCAHPCNGHCSTSLIPPPASHQLPGTNRDPSCKGHKFPNGTGCHPPQPCEADEGLGEDEDSSSERSSCTSSSTNQKDGKFCDCCYCEFFGHNAPPAAPTSRNYAEIREKLRSRLTKRKEELPQKLGHNSGSGEPAVDHRNVDELLDYINSTEPKPLNSAKAAKRARHKQKKKEKEKAQLEAEAQKRAERAPAASQTREPAEEKLLEWPELELERVNSFLSSRLQEIKNTIKDSIRASFSVYDLNLDVNDFPKKAAVLEQKNLLSHLNGSSDLQDIDLALAPLSLGPAKSHALLRGELGPRWGEGPGEPPPAPPAENGVVKRLSAVPSLSRMIWVQSKAADSAVDGSGLSPEPKEGPQPKGLEPPEQAPAGGRQRKNKRQSGQVKKGDGAAAPGGQARLESPGAKGQVLGTKHPSKPGATEPQRAGGCAEAVEGSKGQPWGCGSARPEKERSGDWKGRRGEGKAELPDPAQPPNAAPGDRQLPHPTARGGSPQPKGKSRKSRNKVEKSSTSIDDVFLPKDLDGVEMDETDREVEYFKRFCLDSAKQTRQKVAVNWTNFTLKKTTSSAAQ
- the FAM193B gene encoding protein FAM193B isoform X4, translating into MPLWICQSCRKSVEEEERRAVQEQALAVSLSHTSCKSQSCGGGSHSSSSSTSSSSSSCHGNSGDWDPSSFLSAHKLSGLWNSQHANGAAQGSPLGAPPAALGDKHPSLALSPECVGQAPAAAPGLKACPYSHAASPTAGSAAPGSPLPTSLDFCKTLPKQFKSMCRRATPPGEAFHSSEHHQHSDLTAPPNSPTGLPSQPPALVPSKQPPAHAGPFGSPPHVPPGSSPQPALFPAPSVQAAAPKPASEPPPAGVASHGPGSCKSPHLPPANVPLLKMPPPLSGCAHPCNGHCSTSLIPPPASHQLPGTNRDPSCKGHKFPNGTGCHPPQPCEADEGLGEDEDSSSERSSCTSSSTNQKDGKFCDCCYCEFFGHNAPPAAPTSRNYAEIREKLRSRLTKRKEELPQKLGHNSGSGEPAVDHRNVDELLDYINSTEPKPLNSAKAAKRARHKQKKKEKEKAQLEAEAQKRAERAPAASQTREPAEEKLLEWPELELERVNSFLSSRLQEIKNTIKDSIRASFSVYDLNLDVNDFPKKAAVLEQKNLLSHLNGSSDLQDIDLALAPLSLGPAKSHALLRGELGPRWGEGPGEPPPAPPAENGVVKRLSAVPSLSRMIWVQSKAADSAVDGSGLSPEPKEGPQPKGLEPPEQAPAGGRQRKNKRQSGQVKKGDGAAAPGGQARLESPGAKGQVLGTKHPSKPGATEPQRAGGCAEAVEGSKGQPWGCGSARPEKERSGDWKGRRGEGKAELPDPAQPPNAAPGDRQLPHPTARGGSPQPKGKSRKSRNKVEKSSTSIDDVFLPKDLDGVEMDETDREVEYFKRFCLDSAKQTRQKVAVNWTNFTLKKTTSSAAQ
- the FAM193B gene encoding protein FAM193B isoform X1, whose product is MTRRRNKAAAATGGSANRRERPGGAAGPTPPAPPPPPPPPPPEPPAPSEVAAAAAGGSAEPGRAAPQGLPTANQSVQTCCLLCHRERKDWGGPSHNGLVSPGERLPPDFVPTLVQNLLGEMPLWICQSCRKSVEEEERRAVQEQALAVSLSHTSCKSQSCGGGSHSSSSSTSSSSSSCHGNSGDWDPSSFLSAHKLSGLWNSQHANGAAQGSPLGAPPAALGDKHPSLALSPECVGQAPAAAPGLKACPYSHAASPTAGSAAPGSPLPTSLDFCKTLPKQFKSMCRRATPPGEAFHSSEHHQHSDLTAPPNSPTGLPSQPPALVPSKQPPAHAGPFGSPPHVPPGSSPQPALFPAPSVQAAAPKPASEPPPAGVASHGPGSCKSPHLPPANVPLLKMPPPLSGCAHPCNGHCSTSLIPPPASHQLPGTNRDPSCKGHKFPNGTGCHPPQPCEADEGLGEDEDSSSERSSCTSSSTNQKDGKFCDCCYCEFFGHNAPPAAPTSRNYAEIREKLRSRLTKRKEELPQKLGHNSGSGEPAVDHRNVDELLDYINSTEPKPLNSAKAAKRARHKQKKKEKEKAQLEAEAQKRAERAPAASQTREPAEEKLLEWPELELERVNSFLSSRLQEIKNTIKDSIRASFSVYDLNLDVNDFPKKAAVLEQKNLLSHLNGSSDLQDIDLALAPLSLGPAKSHALLRGELGPRWGEGPGEPPPAPPAENGVVKRLSAVPSLSRMIWVQSKAADSAVDGSGLSPEPKEGPQPKGLEPPEQAPAGGRQRKNKRQSGQVKKGDGAAAPGGQARLESPGAKGQVLGTKHPSKPGATEPQRAGGCAEAVEGSKGQPWGCGSARPEKERSGDWKGRRGEGKAELPDPAQPPNAAPGDRQLPHPTARGGSPQPKGKSRKSRNKVEKSSTSIDDVFLPKDLDGVEMDETDREVEYFKRFCLDSAKQTRQKVAVNWTNFTLKKTTSSAAQ
- the FAM193B gene encoding protein FAM193B isoform X2; protein product: MTRRRNKAAAATGGSANRRERPGGAAGPTPPAPPPPPPPPPPEPPAPSEVAAAAAGGSAEPGRAAPQGLPTANQSVQTCCLLCHRERKDWGGPSHNGLVSPGERLPPDFVPTLVQNLLGEMPLWICQSCRKSVEEEERRAVQEQALAVSLSHTSCKSQSCGGGSHSSSSSTSSSSSSCHGNSGDWDPSSFLSAHKLSGLWNSQHANGAAQGSPLGAPPAALECVGQAPAAAPGLKACPYSHAASPTAGSAAPGSPLPTSLDFCKTLPKQFKSMCRRATPPGEAFHSSEHHQHSDLTAPPNSPTGLPSQPPALVPSKQPPAHAGPFGSPPHVPPGSSPQPALFPAPSVQAAAPKPASEPPPAGVASHGPGSCKSPHLPPANVPLLKMPPPLSGCAHPCNGHCSTSLIPPPASHQLPGTNRDPSCKGHKFPNGTGCHPPQPCEADEGLGEDEDSSSERSSCTSSSTNQKDGKFCDCCYCEFFGHNAPPAAPTSRNYAEIREKLRSRLTKRKEELPQKLGHNSGSGEPAVDHRNVDELLDYINSTEPKPLNSAKAAKRARHKQKKKEKEKAQLEAEAQKRAERAPAASQTREPAEEKLLEWPELELERVNSFLSSRLQEIKNTIKDSIRASFSVYDLNLDVNDFPKKAAVLEQKNLLSHLNGSSDLQDIDLALAPLSLGPAKSHALLRGELGPRWGEGPGEPPPAPPAENGVVKRLSAVPSLSRMIWVQSKAADSAVDGSGLSPEPKEGPQPKGLEPPEQAPAGGRQRKNKRQSGQVKKGDGAAAPGGQARLESPGAKGQVLGTKHPSKPGATEPQRAGGCAEAVEGSKGQPWGCGSARPEKERSGDWKGRRGEGKAELPDPAQPPNAAPGDRQLPHPTARGGSPQPKGKSRKSRNKVEKSSTSIDDVFLPKDLDGVEMDETDREVEYFKRFCLDSAKQTRQKVAVNWTNFTLKKTTSSAAQ
- the DDX41 gene encoding probable ATP-dependent RNA helicase DDX41, translating into MEAAAGRKRQREEAAESSELSGEEEDADYVPYVPVKQRKQQMLQKLLQMRRKVVSEEEQRDSGGEQRGDEDDIPLGPQSNISLLDQHQHLKEKAEARKESAKEKQLKEEEKILESVAEGRALMSVKEMAKGITYDDPIKTSWRAPRYILGMSEARHDRVRKKYHILVEGEGIPPPIKSFKEMKFPAAILRGLKKKGIQQPTPIQIQGIPTILSGRDMIGIAFTGSGKTLVFTLPVIMFCLEQEKRLPFSKREGPYGLIICPSRELARQTHGIIEYYCRLLQEDGLPPLRCALCIGGMSVKEQMETIKHGVHMMVATPGRLMDLLQKKMVSLDICRYLALDEADRMIDMGFEGDIRTIFSYFKGQRQTLLFSATMPKKIQNFAKSALVKPITINVGRAGAASLDVVQEVEYVKEEAKMVYLLECLQKTPPPVLIFAEKKADVDAIHEYLLLKGVEAVAIHGGKDQEERTKAIEAFRDGKKDVLVATDVASKGLDFPAIQHVINYDMPEEIENYVHRIGRTGRSGNTGIATTFINKACDESVLMDLKALLLEAKQKVPPVLQVLHCGDETMLEIGGERGCAFCGGLGHRITDCPKLEAMQTKQVSNIGRKDYLAHSSMDF